In the genome of Populus alba chromosome 11, ASM523922v2, whole genome shotgun sequence, one region contains:
- the LOC140956091 gene encoding uncharacterized protein — protein sequence MYNATANGLAEAFNKTLCNILKKVVNRSKKDWHERIGEALWAYRTTFRTPTQATPYSLVYGVEAVLPLECQIPSLRIAIQEGLSNEDNVRLRLEELEALDEKRLEAQQRLECYQARLCKAFNKKVRPRSFQEGDLVLVVRRPIIMSKRMGSKFLSKWDGPYVVQEVYTNGAYKIVDENGLRIGPINGKFLKRYYA from the coding sequence ATGTACAATGCTACGGCTAATGGTTTGGCGGAAGCCTTTAACAAGACTTTATGCAACATTCTCAAGAAGGTGGTGAATCGCTCGAAGAAGGACTGGCATGAGAGAATTGGGGAGGCGCTATGGGCTTATCGTACTACATTCCGAACACCAACTCAAGCTACTCCATACTCCCTGGTATATGGGGTTGAAGCTGTTCTTCCACTAGAATGTCAAATTCCATCTTTAAGAATTGCGATCCAAGAAGGACTTTCCAATGAAGACAATGTTCGCCTACGCCTTGAAGAGCTTGAAGCTTTAGATGAAAAACGTCTTGAGGCACAACAACGACTAGAATGTTATCAAGCACGACTTTGTAAAGCTTTCAACAAGAAGGTGCGACCACGCTCCTTTCAGGAAGGGGATCTTGTCTTGGTAGTACGACGCCCGATAATCATGTCAAAACGCATGGGCAGCAAGTTCCTCTCCAAATGGGATGGCCCTTATGTGGTTCAAGAAGTCTACACCAATGGAGCTTACAAGATTGTTGATGAGAATGGATTGAGGATTGGGCCTATCAATGGCAAAttcttgaaaagatactatgcttGA
- the LOC118031642 gene encoding probable glutathione S-transferase has translation MADEVTLAPEHFAGSPFGVRVRIALAEKEVKYEYCDENSRVDSASLLEMNPVYKKRPLLIHNGKAVCESLIIVQYVDDAWKGKAPLLPSDPYQRAQSRFWADFIDKKVYEITKKIWTTKGEELEGAKKDFIECLKLLEGELGDKPYYGGENLGYVDVAFVPFYCWFYAYEKCGNFDIEAECPKIIAWAKRCMQKESVSKSLEDPKKVYEYVLERRKRLEETQMHP, from the exons ATGGCTGATGAGGTGACACTAGCGCCGGAACATTTTGCAGGCTCCCCTTTTGGTGTAAGAGTGAGAATAGCATTGGCAGAGAAGGAAGTCAAGTATGAGTACTGTGATGAGAACTCGAGGGTCGATAGTGCATCGCTTCTTGAGATGAACCCAGTCTACAAGAAGCGCCCACTTCTCATCCACAATGGAAAAGCAGTCTGTGAGTCCCTGATTATTGTTCAGTATGTTGACGATGCGTGGAAGGGAAAGGCCCCTCTTCTGCCTTCTGATCCTTACCAGAGAGCCCAGTCCAGATTCTGGGCAGATTTTATTGACAAGAAG GTATATGAGATTACTAAGAAGATATGGACAACGAAAGGAGAAGAACTGGAGGGAGCAAAAAAGGATTTTATCGAGTGCCTCAAGCTGCTGGAAGGAGAGCTCGGAGACAAGCCTTATTACGGCGGAGAGAACCTTGGGTATGTGGATGTGGCGTTCGTTCCTTTCTACTGCTGGTTTTATGCCTATGAGAAATGTGGAAACTTCGACATAGAGGCAGAGTGCCCCAAGATCATTGCATGGGCTAAGAGATGCATGCAAAAGGAGAGTGTATCCAAGTCTCTTGAAGACCCCAAAAAGGTGTACGAGTACGTCTTGGAGCGCAGGAAGAGGCTTGAGGAAACACAAATGCATCCATGA